In Cololabis saira isolate AMF1-May2022 chromosome 10, fColSai1.1, whole genome shotgun sequence, a single window of DNA contains:
- the plcd1b gene encoding 1-phosphatidylinositol 4,5-bisphosphate phosphodiesterase delta-1b isoform X2, with amino-acid sequence METNGIERKTTGMEGDPDLQFLLKGGDLLKVRSPSWKKTRFFKLQEDCKTMWRESKKTFKTSQTFPIDDISAVRMGRQSEGLRKHTEEQVESRCFSIMFKGRRKNLDLIACSEDEARQWVKSLQKLVSNINSLDRQQTREHWIYNCLRKADKNKDDKLSQSEVKNFLKLINVELDDDYAEMLFKECDKSQSGYLSGEEIEHFYDLLTHREEIDVIYGEYAKTTGFMSPENLVEFLMKEQREKASLADAHRIIQTYEPDEHAKEMKLLSKDGFVMYAHHPEAMVLNAEHKEVYQDMHQPLNHYFISSSHNTYLLEDQLKGPSSTEAYVRALLKSCRCVELDCWDGSDDEPVIYHGYTLTSKILFKDAIKAIQQYAFKTSQYPVTLSLENHCSVEQQAVMAQHMRSILGSALVVSPLGDGMPADFPSPEELKGKFLIKGKRLNKLEDFFSDEAATLGDSNVTEEEESDDDDEEEKGKSKKKLKLAKELSDMVIYCKSVHFNGFEDARTNLSFYEMSSFKEGKAKKLAEGSANAYVRHNIGKLSRIYPAGSRTDSSNYNPVPMWNAGCQMVALNFQTSCSDMDVNQGRFLVNGRSGYILKPAWMRSSASDFDPITLTRGAWLQLKTLHVMVISGQQLPKVTQKKSSIVDPLVRVEVWGVPADVSEKETSYVENNGFNPTWNSTFQFDVCVPELALVRFVVEDYDSTSHNEFVGQYTLPFSSLKMGYRHVPLLNKNGDLLRSAGLFVHIMVVDAE; translated from the exons atGGAAACTAATGGGATCGAAAGGAAGACTACAG gCATGGAGGGCGACCCAGACCTCCAGTTCCTCCTGAAAGGGGGAGACCTCCTGAAGGTCCGGTCACCTTCCTGGAAAAAGACACGCTTCTTCAAGCTCCAGGAGGATTGCAAGACCATGTGGCGCGAGTCCAAGAAGACCTTCAAGACAAGCCAGACGT TTCCGATTGACGACATCTCAGCCGTGCGGATGGGTCGTCAGTCAGAGGGCCTGAGGAAGCACACGGAGGAGCAGGTGGAGAGCCGCTGCTTCTCCATCATGTTCAAGGGTCGCCGCAAGAACCTGGACCTCATCGCCTGCTCCGAGGACGAGGCCCGGCAGTGGGTGAAAAGCCTGCAGAAGCTGGTCTCCAACATCAACAGCCTGGACCGCCAGCAGACCAGGGAGCA CTGGATCTACAACTGCCTGAGGAAAGCGGACAAGAACAAAGACGATAAGCTGAGTCAGTCGGAGGTCAAGAACTTCCTGAAGCTGATCAACGTTGAACTGGACGACGACTACGCAGAGATGCTCTTCAAG GAATGTGACAAATCACAATCTGGATATCTGTCTGGAGAAGAGATTGAACACTTTTATGACCTGCTGACCCATCGGGAAGAAATTGACGTGATCTACGGCGAGTACGCAAAAACCACTGGCTTCATGAGTCCGGAAAACCTGGTGGAGTTCCTGATGAAGGAGCAGCGAGAGAAAGCCTCGCTGGCCGACGCGCACAGAATCATCCAGACGTACGAGCCAGATGAGCACG CCAAGGAGATGAAGCTGCTGTCCAAAGACGGCTTCGTCATGTACGCGCACCACCCGGAGGCCATGGTCCTCAACGCGGAGCACAAGGAGGTGTACCAGGACATGCACCAGCCCCTCAACCACTACTTCATCTCCTCCTCACACAACACCTACCTCCTGGAGGATCAGCTCAAGGGGCCCAGCAGCACGGAGGCTTATGTCAG GGCCTTGCTGAAGAGCTGTCGCTGTGTGGAGCTGGACTGCTGGGACGGCTCAGACGACGAGCCGGTGATCTACCACGGCTACACTCTCACCTCAAAGATCCTCTTTAAGGATGCCATCAAAGCCATCCAGCAGTACGCCTTCAAG ACGTCCCAGTACCCCGTCACCCTGTCCCTGGAGAACCACTGCAGCGTGGAGCAGCAGGCCGTCATGGCCCAGCACATGAGGAGCATCCTGGGGAGCGCGCTGGTCGTCTCCCCCCTGGGCGACGGCATGCCCGCCGACTTCCCCTCGCCCGAG GAACTAAAGGGGAAGTTCCTGATCAAAGGGAAGCGGCTCAATAAACTGGAGGACTTCTTCAGCGATGAGGCAGCAACGCTTGGCGACTCCAACGTGACCGAGGAGGAAGAGTCGGACGATGACGATGAGGAGGAAAAGGGGAAGAGCAAA AAAAAGCTGAAGTTGGCCAAGGAGCTGTCCGACATGGTGATTTACTGTAAGAGCGTCCACTTCAACGGCTTTGAGGACGCCAGAACCAACCTGAGCTTCTACGAGATGTCCTCCTTCAAAGAGGGAAAGGCCAAGAAGCTGGCGGAAGGGTCGG CCAACGCCTACGTCCGGCACAACATCGGAAAGCTGAGCCGCATTTATCCTGCCGGCTCCAGGACCGACTCCTCCAACTACAACCCGGTTCCCATGTGGAACGCCGGCTGCCAAATGG TTGCCCTGAACTTCCAGACCAGCTGCTCAGACATGGACGTGAACCAGGGCCGGTTCCTGGTCAACGGCAGGAGCGGCTACATCCTCAAACCGGCCTGGATGAGGAGCTCGGCCTCCGACTTCGACCCCATCACCCTGACCCGCGGAGCCTGGCTCCAGCTCAAGACGCTGCACGTCATG GTGATCTCCGGCCAGCAGCTGCCCAAAGTGACCCAGAAGAAGTCCTCCATCGTGGACCCGCTGGTCCGGGTGGAGGTCTGGGGCGTGCCTGCTGACGTTTCGGAGAAGGAGACCAGCTATGTGGAAAACAATG GTTTCAACCCCACGTGGAACTCCACCTTCCAGTTTGACGTGTGCGTGCCGGAGCTGGCGCTGGTGCGCTTCGTGGTGGAGGACTACGACTCCACGTCCCACAACGAGTTCGTGGGACAGTACACTCTTCCTTTCAGCAGCCTGAAGATGG GATACAGACACGTCCCTCTGCTCAACAAGAACGGAGACCTGCTGCGCTCCGCCGGACTCTTCGTCCACATCATGGTGGTGGACGCGGAGTGA
- the plcd1b gene encoding 1-phosphatidylinositol 4,5-bisphosphate phosphodiesterase delta-1b isoform X1, with protein sequence MSCVKGEPELSRSEEVRRLASSHKMVQKNVKLLGMEGDPDLQFLLKGGDLLKVRSPSWKKTRFFKLQEDCKTMWRESKKTFKTSQTFPIDDISAVRMGRQSEGLRKHTEEQVESRCFSIMFKGRRKNLDLIACSEDEARQWVKSLQKLVSNINSLDRQQTREHWIYNCLRKADKNKDDKLSQSEVKNFLKLINVELDDDYAEMLFKECDKSQSGYLSGEEIEHFYDLLTHREEIDVIYGEYAKTTGFMSPENLVEFLMKEQREKASLADAHRIIQTYEPDEHAKEMKLLSKDGFVMYAHHPEAMVLNAEHKEVYQDMHQPLNHYFISSSHNTYLLEDQLKGPSSTEAYVRALLKSCRCVELDCWDGSDDEPVIYHGYTLTSKILFKDAIKAIQQYAFKTSQYPVTLSLENHCSVEQQAVMAQHMRSILGSALVVSPLGDGMPADFPSPEELKGKFLIKGKRLNKLEDFFSDEAATLGDSNVTEEEESDDDDEEEKGKSKKKLKLAKELSDMVIYCKSVHFNGFEDARTNLSFYEMSSFKEGKAKKLAEGSANAYVRHNIGKLSRIYPAGSRTDSSNYNPVPMWNAGCQMVALNFQTSCSDMDVNQGRFLVNGRSGYILKPAWMRSSASDFDPITLTRGAWLQLKTLHVMVISGQQLPKVTQKKSSIVDPLVRVEVWGVPADVSEKETSYVENNGFNPTWNSTFQFDVCVPELALVRFVVEDYDSTSHNEFVGQYTLPFSSLKMGYRHVPLLNKNGDLLRSAGLFVHIMVVDAE encoded by the exons ATGTCATGCGTGAAAGGAGAACCCGAACTCAGCAGATCCGAGGAAGTGCGCCGCCTGGCCAGCAGCCACAAGATGGTCCAGAAGAACGTGAAGCTCCTGG gCATGGAGGGCGACCCAGACCTCCAGTTCCTCCTGAAAGGGGGAGACCTCCTGAAGGTCCGGTCACCTTCCTGGAAAAAGACACGCTTCTTCAAGCTCCAGGAGGATTGCAAGACCATGTGGCGCGAGTCCAAGAAGACCTTCAAGACAAGCCAGACGT TTCCGATTGACGACATCTCAGCCGTGCGGATGGGTCGTCAGTCAGAGGGCCTGAGGAAGCACACGGAGGAGCAGGTGGAGAGCCGCTGCTTCTCCATCATGTTCAAGGGTCGCCGCAAGAACCTGGACCTCATCGCCTGCTCCGAGGACGAGGCCCGGCAGTGGGTGAAAAGCCTGCAGAAGCTGGTCTCCAACATCAACAGCCTGGACCGCCAGCAGACCAGGGAGCA CTGGATCTACAACTGCCTGAGGAAAGCGGACAAGAACAAAGACGATAAGCTGAGTCAGTCGGAGGTCAAGAACTTCCTGAAGCTGATCAACGTTGAACTGGACGACGACTACGCAGAGATGCTCTTCAAG GAATGTGACAAATCACAATCTGGATATCTGTCTGGAGAAGAGATTGAACACTTTTATGACCTGCTGACCCATCGGGAAGAAATTGACGTGATCTACGGCGAGTACGCAAAAACCACTGGCTTCATGAGTCCGGAAAACCTGGTGGAGTTCCTGATGAAGGAGCAGCGAGAGAAAGCCTCGCTGGCCGACGCGCACAGAATCATCCAGACGTACGAGCCAGATGAGCACG CCAAGGAGATGAAGCTGCTGTCCAAAGACGGCTTCGTCATGTACGCGCACCACCCGGAGGCCATGGTCCTCAACGCGGAGCACAAGGAGGTGTACCAGGACATGCACCAGCCCCTCAACCACTACTTCATCTCCTCCTCACACAACACCTACCTCCTGGAGGATCAGCTCAAGGGGCCCAGCAGCACGGAGGCTTATGTCAG GGCCTTGCTGAAGAGCTGTCGCTGTGTGGAGCTGGACTGCTGGGACGGCTCAGACGACGAGCCGGTGATCTACCACGGCTACACTCTCACCTCAAAGATCCTCTTTAAGGATGCCATCAAAGCCATCCAGCAGTACGCCTTCAAG ACGTCCCAGTACCCCGTCACCCTGTCCCTGGAGAACCACTGCAGCGTGGAGCAGCAGGCCGTCATGGCCCAGCACATGAGGAGCATCCTGGGGAGCGCGCTGGTCGTCTCCCCCCTGGGCGACGGCATGCCCGCCGACTTCCCCTCGCCCGAG GAACTAAAGGGGAAGTTCCTGATCAAAGGGAAGCGGCTCAATAAACTGGAGGACTTCTTCAGCGATGAGGCAGCAACGCTTGGCGACTCCAACGTGACCGAGGAGGAAGAGTCGGACGATGACGATGAGGAGGAAAAGGGGAAGAGCAAA AAAAAGCTGAAGTTGGCCAAGGAGCTGTCCGACATGGTGATTTACTGTAAGAGCGTCCACTTCAACGGCTTTGAGGACGCCAGAACCAACCTGAGCTTCTACGAGATGTCCTCCTTCAAAGAGGGAAAGGCCAAGAAGCTGGCGGAAGGGTCGG CCAACGCCTACGTCCGGCACAACATCGGAAAGCTGAGCCGCATTTATCCTGCCGGCTCCAGGACCGACTCCTCCAACTACAACCCGGTTCCCATGTGGAACGCCGGCTGCCAAATGG TTGCCCTGAACTTCCAGACCAGCTGCTCAGACATGGACGTGAACCAGGGCCGGTTCCTGGTCAACGGCAGGAGCGGCTACATCCTCAAACCGGCCTGGATGAGGAGCTCGGCCTCCGACTTCGACCCCATCACCCTGACCCGCGGAGCCTGGCTCCAGCTCAAGACGCTGCACGTCATG GTGATCTCCGGCCAGCAGCTGCCCAAAGTGACCCAGAAGAAGTCCTCCATCGTGGACCCGCTGGTCCGGGTGGAGGTCTGGGGCGTGCCTGCTGACGTTTCGGAGAAGGAGACCAGCTATGTGGAAAACAATG GTTTCAACCCCACGTGGAACTCCACCTTCCAGTTTGACGTGTGCGTGCCGGAGCTGGCGCTGGTGCGCTTCGTGGTGGAGGACTACGACTCCACGTCCCACAACGAGTTCGTGGGACAGTACACTCTTCCTTTCAGCAGCCTGAAGATGG GATACAGACACGTCCCTCTGCTCAACAAGAACGGAGACCTGCTGCGCTCCGCCGGACTCTTCGTCCACATCATGGTGGTGGACGCGGAGTGA